A region from the Streptosporangium sp. NBC_01756 genome encodes:
- a CDS encoding GNAT family N-acetyltransferase — translation MSRVEGDRVGVPGVFPADVRLVGHGLVLREWADGDLAAMAGLFDDPDVAYWTPLVSPFDLGAARVYLKRARERRAAGLRVQLAITADGVEPLGEVMLMLSGAGLDVAEIGYIVGMAHRGRGLAGRAVRVMTDFARGTVGVARLLLEIEAGNAASAAVARAAGYRLTDAPPILAEEKGRPLALQTWEHL, via the coding sequence GTGAGCCGCGTTGAGGGGGATCGCGTCGGCGTTCCGGGGGTTTTTCCGGCCGACGTCCGGTTGGTCGGGCATGGTCTGGTGTTGCGGGAATGGGCCGACGGGGATCTCGCGGCGATGGCGGGGCTGTTCGACGATCCGGATGTGGCGTACTGGACGCCGCTGGTCTCGCCGTTCGATCTGGGTGCGGCGCGGGTCTATCTGAAGCGGGCGCGGGAGCGGCGGGCGGCGGGGTTGCGGGTTCAGTTGGCGATCACGGCCGATGGGGTCGAGCCGCTGGGCGAGGTGATGCTCATGCTGTCGGGGGCGGGTCTGGATGTGGCGGAGATCGGTTACATCGTGGGGATGGCGCATCGGGGGCGGGGGCTGGCGGGCCGGGCGGTGCGGGTGATGACGGATTTCGCACGTGGCACGGTGGGGGTCGCCCGTCTGTTGCTGGAGATCGAGGCGGGTAATGCGGCGAGCGCGGCGGTGGCGCGTGCGGCGGGGTATCGGTTGACGGATGCGCCACCGATTCTGGCGGAGGAGAAAGGGCGTCCGCTGGCGCTGCAGACGTGGGAACACCTGTAA
- a CDS encoding helix-turn-helix domain-containing protein, translating to MEAYAYLLGLYLGDGHILLCKKDVYQLSLACCNTWPGLLEAAAETMAAVMPTSSVSRRRFSGCTEVKSYSKHWACLFPQHGPGRKHEREITLERWQREIIEEHPGRFARGLIHSDGYRGTNRVRRHSNGSDRWYEYPRYLFANESRDILRLCGETLDLLGVAWRHSKPNTISVAKREAVERLDVFVGPKY from the coding sequence TTGGAGGCCTACGCCTACCTGCTCGGGCTCTACCTCGGTGACGGCCATATCCTGCTCTGCAAGAAAGATGTCTACCAACTCTCGCTGGCATGCTGTAACACCTGGCCCGGATTGCTGGAAGCCGCAGCCGAGACCATGGCGGCGGTCATGCCGACCTCATCTGTCAGCCGCCGCCGCTTCTCGGGCTGCACGGAAGTCAAGAGTTACTCCAAGCACTGGGCCTGCCTGTTCCCTCAGCATGGGCCTGGCCGGAAGCACGAACGTGAGATCACCTTGGAACGATGGCAGCGCGAGATCATCGAAGAACATCCGGGTCGATTCGCGCGAGGCCTGATCCACTCCGACGGCTACCGGGGGACAAACCGGGTTCGGCGCCATTCCAACGGAAGCGATCGCTGGTACGAATACCCGCGCTATCTCTTCGCCAACGAGTCCCGGGACATCCTCCGGCTCTGCGGGGAGACGCTCGACCTTCTCGGTGTCGCGTGGCGCCACTCCAAGCCCAACACGATCTCGGTCGCGAAGCGGGAGGCGGTCGAGCGGCTGGATGTGTTCGTGGGGCCGAAGTACTGA